In Oncorhynchus kisutch isolate 150728-3 linkage group LG7, Okis_V2, whole genome shotgun sequence, one DNA window encodes the following:
- the cdan1 gene encoding codanin-1 isoform X2, whose amino-acid sequence MAALLESLLQKEVEAIKAVEWLKHDGDSDSLAWCKPLKIERQEFVPFLLNFLREQSCSTLTHGPATPAKTPSHPRVSQPSQQGPGFSSEHRGGCRSTGPGTGPRSASRVQLFSSTPSLSPGAEWDTSQPPSGSHCLGGISALSSPSFSSARSPAPASTSRHTPSERRSTQRASLGDFMPSPPELQHHHSLSLGVQQQPRGRRRSAGMGRQGGGRGVFQTEEVGPGRSEGGGRKGRGGGANKMGDPAVSPPMAQMTTLVQLNLTNLEDFPPMGVSHASPALHTKPSRRINPTPVSAERPHSRPKTCFTSTPFSTRPSSPPPVPEAVTGAIEGSITGTLNMGSPPLSLQEERELLKRVKCKRAQQVGSPLPTSLDPCTPTKPGLRTVSGSKMTPVTLGSCPDPSKVTLTSELDLLADLYCTCISENLVPNVFLELFFVLQLLTSRTPAVTEEEDKDLSMGTLDVLERGYLSKVHNCVYFSVRVLENQFELVSHLDKDTLRLLAENERVTCFSPSLRNRLTLAQDPSTAKVSPSVDTFIHSVPFQPATDNRSNFSSDKAFHTFKKQRDIFYEVLREWEDFHKEPRWEFEAELGNRVRGMVSQLNSTGNHSHFARLFLKQLVQMCKGPRALGSPGDTPDADLLGMLGADSLGRLKRLEERLIQPQGILGPCPPPAFPGHQEFFRDFLKTASCCQLNQHLKDSLCQQLLQLDEVSVLAPVVSSTEGEGDMEQQDEKQRFSSVLLLARLLAKFLGYISFLPYQTSERPSREIQEATANLRSKSMSVLDVCAVLRSCVRRRRTILTVPWLVEFLSMLDFTGPFLLCYRTVLGLLLSLYRRMVLSREGEVCYLNQLLMVAVLGWLFQIPVIPEELFFTTDFAVAVELEESQTNVQGLDCLPLVDQQLLYTCCPFLGEFRKLLAAFVAGSSARGGGLIRKITPTSAELRGTPTTTRSQQKRQVDLEQAFFHNQPPSLRRTVEFVAERVGSNCVKHMKVTLVCELVRGGERLLREGLISPGANPLILNDSICAQLCDGGQEALERATRFCSEKGPEAIRVLLPDETSPAVLTTSENITKRLATEKAYSWLSSNITALVKREWKTKFDRVMKSLPSPEASGVEGSGLVAGAAAVSQEQSRNPKRDMGKEEAVTSCPPDCPHSAPLPSDVLVEIKEVLSIAVGPRSEKEALTCLQLNALLGKVGDTLSCKKFSFPMPEQMLIRCTVLLACKLVSGELPMVSPQEECGRTVSPGRTVSPDPVLPDSPVQRVGCSIKVLLEQLILLWGRDCCSSAPLHLLFTEMTLSAVLMARDSQWDNFLFLVRQLVEQGILGEEEVVSHWRKLSQLPWPTEFIEKIQQQSSSTTSLPMPELQNHMDMLQVSPQPVEGAN is encoded by the exons ATGGCGGCTCTTTTGGAATCGCTGCTGCAGAAGGAAGTGGAAGCTATCAAGGCCGTAGAATGGTTAAAACACGACGGG GACAGTGACAGCTTGGCATGGTGTAAGCCACTGAAGATCGAAAGACAGGAGTTTGTTCCTTTCCTGTTGAACTTCCTGCGAGAGCAGAGCTGCTCCACCCTCACCCATGGCCCTGCCACACCCGCCAAGACCCCCAGCCACCCCAGGGTCTCCCAGCCCTCTCAGCAGGGGCCAGGCTTCTCCAGTGAGCATAGGGGGGGCTGCAGATCTACCGGACCTGGAACCGGTCCTCGTAGTGCCAGCCGTGTACAGCtattctcctccactccctccctgtctcctgggGCTGAGTGGGATACTAGCCAACCCCCATCTGGCTCCCACTGCCTGGGTGGGATCAGTGCCCTCAGTAGTCCTTCCTTCAGCTCAGCCAGGAGCCCTGCTCCAGCCTCCACCTCCAGGCATACTCCCTCAGAGCGCCGCTCCACCCAGAGAGCCAGTTTGGGGGATTTCATGCCGTCACCTCCAGAGCTCCAGCACCACCACAGTCTCAGCCTGGGCGTCCAGCAGCAGCCACGTGGCCGCAGGAGGAGTGCCGGGATGGGAAGGCAGGGTGGGGGGCGTGGTGTGTTCCAGACTGAGGAGGTGGGGCCAGGAAGATCTGAGGGTggtgggaggaagggaaggggaggaggggctAATAAAATGGGTGACCCAGCTGTGTCGCCTCCAATGGCTCAGATGACAACGCTGGTCCAGCTCAACTTAACCAATCTGGAAGACTTCCCACCTATGGGGGTGTCGCATGCATCACCAGC ACTGCATACAAAACCATCTCGGAGGATCAACCCAACCCCAGTCAGTGCAGAGCGGCCTCACTCCAGACCGAAGACCTGTTTCACTTCCACCCCCTTCAGCACCAGGCCCTCCAGCCCTCCCCCAGTCCCAGAGGCAGTCACCGGGGCCATCGAAGGGAGCATCACTGGGACCCTGAACATGGGCAGCCCCCCTCTCAGtctgcaggaggagagagaactgctAAAGAGAGTGAA GTGTAAACGAGCCCAGCAGGTGGGCTCCCCTCTACCCACCTCTTTGGACCCCTGTACCCCTACCAAACCAGGGCTCCGGACAGTATCGGGCTCCAAAATGACCCCTGTCACCCTGGGGTCGTGTCCTGACCCCTCTAAAGTCACCTTGACCTCTGAACTGGACCTTCTGGCTGACCTCTACTGTACCTGCATCTCTG AGAACCTAGTTCCCAACGTGTTCCTGGAGCTGTTCTTTGTGCTGCAGCTTCTGACATCTAGAACACCAGCCGTCACAGAGGAAGAGGACAAGGATCTAAGTATGGGGACGTTAG ATGTCCTGGAAAGAGGCTACCTCAGCAAGGTGCACAACTGTGTCTACTTCTCTGTCAGGGTGCTGGAGAATCAGTTTGA GTTGGTGTCTCACCTGGACAAAGACACCCTGCGTCTCTTGGCTGAGAACGAGAGGGTGACCTGCTTCTCTCCGTCCCTGAGGAACAGACTGACTCTGGCCCAGGACCCCAGCACAGCCAAG GTCTCGCCCTCTGTGGACACCTTCATCCACTCTGTCCCGTTCCAGCCTGCCACTGACAACCGCTCCAACTTCAGCAGTGACAAGGCCTTCCACACCTTCAAGAAGCAGAGGGATATTTTCTACGAGGTGCTGCGAGAGTGGGAAGACTTCCACAAGGAACCTAGATGGGAGTTTGAAGCTGAACTAGGCAATAGGGTCAG AGGAATGGTGAGTCAACTGAACTCCACTGGAAACCACTCCCATTTTGCCAGACTCTTCCTCAAGCAGTTGGTGCAG atGTGCAAAGGTCCCCGTGCTCTGGGCTCCCCGGGCGACACCCCCGACGCGGACCTGCTAGGCATGCTGGGAGCAGACAGCCTGGGGCGTCTAAAGCGTCTGGAGGAGCGTCTGATCCAGCCCCAAGGCATTCTGGGACCCTGTCCTCCACCCGCCTTCCCGGGACACCAGGAGTTCTTCAGGGACTTCTTAAAGACCGCAAGCTG CTGCCAGCTGAACCAGCACCTGAAGGACAGTCTGTGTCAGCAGCTCCTCCAGCTTGACGAGGTGTCGGTCCTGGCTCCCGTGGTCTCCAGTaccgagggagagggagacatggaacAACAA gatgaGAAGCAGCGTTTCTCCTCTGTCCTGCTGTTGGCTCGTCTCCTAGCTAAGTTCCTgggttatatctccttcctgccATACCAGACCTCTGAGAGGCCCTCCAGGGAGATACAGGAGGCTACTGCCAACCTCCGCAGCAAG AGTATGTCTGTGCTGGATGTGTGTGCGGTCCTGCGTAGCTGTGTTCGTAGGAGACGGACCATCCTTACTGTGCCCTGGCTGGTGGAGTTCCTCTCCATGCTGGACTTCACCggtcccttcctcctctgctaCAGGACCGTTCTGGGACTGCTGCTCAGCCTATACAG gCGTATGGTGCTGTCCAGAGAAGGAGAGGTGTGTTACCTGAATCAGCTTCTCATGGTGGCTGTTCTAGGCTGGCTGTTCCAGATCCCAGTGATCCCGGAGGAGCTTTTCTTCACTACTGATTTCGCTGTAGCTGTCGAGCTAGAGGAGAGCCAGACCAACGTCCAGGGACTT gACTGTCTCCCCCTGGTGGACCAACAGCTCCTCTACACCTGCTGTCCTTTCCTGG GTGAGTTCCGTAAGCTCCTCGCTGCCTTTGTGGCCGGTAGCTCTGCCAGGGGTGGAGGCCTCATCCGTAAGATCACCCCTACCTCTGCTGAGCTGAGaggtacccccaccaccaccaggtcacAGCAAAAACGACAG GTGGATTTGGAGCAAGCCTTCTTCCATAACCAGCCTCCATCTCTCAGACGAACGGTGGAGTTTGTAGCTGAGAGGGTGGGATCCAACTGTGTCAAACATATGAA GGTCACGCTGGTGTGTGAGCTGGTCCGTGGTGGAGAGAGGTTGCTGAGGGAGGGGCTGATCTCACCAGGGGCCAACCCTCTGATACTCAACGACTCCATCTGTGCTCAGCTCTGTGACGGGGGCCAGGAGGCTCTGGAGAGAGCTACCAG GTTTTGCAGTGAGAAGGGTCCAGAAGCCATCCGGGTTCTTCTTCCTGACGAGACGTCTCCCGCT GTTCTCACTACGTCTGAGAACATCACCAAGCGCCTGGCCACTGAGAAGGCCTATAGCTGGCTCTCCTCCAACATCACAGCCCTGGTCAAGCGAGAGTGGAAAACAAAGTTTGACCGTGTGATGAAGTCTCTTCCCAGCCCAGAGGCTAGTGGTGTGGAAGGTTCTGGTCTTGTGGCTGGAGCTGCAGCAGTCTCCCAGGAGCAGTCACGTAACCCAAAACGGGACATGGGCAAGGAGGAGGCTGTGACGTCCTGCCCTCCAGACTGCCCCCACAGTGCACCACTACCATCTGATGTCCTGGTAGAGATTAAG GAGGTGTTGAGTATTGCAGTAGGCCCGAGGTCTGAAAAGGAGGCGTTGACTTGTCTTCAGCTGAACGCTCTACTGGGCAAAGTAGGAGACACACTGAGCTGCAAAAAG TTCTCATTCCCAATGCCTGAACAGATGCTGATACGTTGCACCGTCCTACTAGCCTGTAAACTAG TTTCAGGGGAGCTGCCCATGGTGTCCCCACAGGAGGAATGTGGTAGGACAGTGTCTCCTGGTAGGACAGTGTCTCCTGATCCAGTACTACCAGACTCACCAGTCCAAAGGGTAGGCTGTTCAATCAAAGTCCTGCTGGAGCAGTTGATCCTCCTGTGGGGGAGAGACTGTTGTTCATCAGCCCCCCTCCACCTGCTCTTCACAGAAATGACACTCAGTGCTGTCCTCATGGCCAGAGACTCACAG TGGGACAACTTCCTGTTCTTGGTCAGACAGCTGGTAGAGCAGGGGATTCTGGGAGAGGAAGAAGTGGTCTCTCATTGGAGGAAACTGTCACAGTTACCCTGGCCAACG GAATTCATAGAGAAGATCCAGCAGCAGTCCTCTTCCACCACATCCCTTCCTATGCCTGAGCTTCAGAACCACATGGACATGTTGCAGGTCTCACCACAACCTGTAGAGGGAGCCAACTAA
- the cdan1 gene encoding codanin-1 isoform X1: MAALLESLLQKEVEAIKAVEWLKHDGDSDSLAWCKPLKIERQEFVPFLLNFLREQSCSTLTHGPATPAKTPSHPRVSQPSQQGPGFSSEHRGGCRSTGPGTGPRSASRVQLFSSTPSLSPGAEWDTSQPPSGSHCLGGISALSSPSFSSARSPAPASTSRHTPSERRSTQRASLGDFMPSPPELQHHHSLSLGVQQQPRGRRRSAGMGRQGGGRGVFQTEEVGPGRSEGGGRKGRGGGANKMGDPAVSPPMAQMTTLVQLNLTNLEDFPPMGVSHASPALHTKPSRRINPTPVSAERPHSRPKTCFTSTPFSTRPSSPPPVPEAVTGAIEGSITGTLNMGSPPLSLQEERELLKRVKCKRAQQVGSPLPTSLDPCTPTKPGLRTVSGSKMTPVTLGSCPDPSKVTLTSELDLLADLYCTCISENLVPNVFLELFFVLQLLTSRTPAVTEEEDKDLSMGTLDVLERGYLSKVHNCVYFSVRVLENQFELVSHLDKDTLRLLAENERVTCFSPSLRNRLTLAQDPSTAKVSPSVDTFIHSVPFQPATDNRSNFSSDKAFHTFKKQRDIFYEVLREWEDFHKEPRWEFEAELGNRVRGMVSQLNSTGNHSHFARLFLKQLVQMCKGPRALGSPGDTPDADLLGMLGADSLGRLKRLEERLIQPQGILGPCPPPAFPGHQEFFRDFLKTASCCQLNQHLKDSLCQQLLQLDEVSVLAPVVSSTEGEGDMEQQVSTDYSVDLVQDLSPQSEWGLVENIFSCFNTPLSHISSLSPSLCATSSLSLSQDEKQRFSSVLLLARLLAKFLGYISFLPYQTSERPSREIQEATANLRSKSMSVLDVCAVLRSCVRRRRTILTVPWLVEFLSMLDFTGPFLLCYRTVLGLLLSLYRRMVLSREGEVCYLNQLLMVAVLGWLFQIPVIPEELFFTTDFAVAVELEESQTNVQGLDCLPLVDQQLLYTCCPFLGEFRKLLAAFVAGSSARGGGLIRKITPTSAELRGTPTTTRSQQKRQVDLEQAFFHNQPPSLRRTVEFVAERVGSNCVKHMKVTLVCELVRGGERLLREGLISPGANPLILNDSICAQLCDGGQEALERATRFCSEKGPEAIRVLLPDETSPAVLTTSENITKRLATEKAYSWLSSNITALVKREWKTKFDRVMKSLPSPEASGVEGSGLVAGAAAVSQEQSRNPKRDMGKEEAVTSCPPDCPHSAPLPSDVLVEIKEVLSIAVGPRSEKEALTCLQLNALLGKVGDTLSCKKFSFPMPEQMLIRCTVLLACKLVSGELPMVSPQEECGRTVSPGRTVSPDPVLPDSPVQRVGCSIKVLLEQLILLWGRDCCSSAPLHLLFTEMTLSAVLMARDSQWDNFLFLVRQLVEQGILGEEEVVSHWRKLSQLPWPTEFIEKIQQQSSSTTSLPMPELQNHMDMLQVSPQPVEGAN; the protein is encoded by the exons ATGGCGGCTCTTTTGGAATCGCTGCTGCAGAAGGAAGTGGAAGCTATCAAGGCCGTAGAATGGTTAAAACACGACGGG GACAGTGACAGCTTGGCATGGTGTAAGCCACTGAAGATCGAAAGACAGGAGTTTGTTCCTTTCCTGTTGAACTTCCTGCGAGAGCAGAGCTGCTCCACCCTCACCCATGGCCCTGCCACACCCGCCAAGACCCCCAGCCACCCCAGGGTCTCCCAGCCCTCTCAGCAGGGGCCAGGCTTCTCCAGTGAGCATAGGGGGGGCTGCAGATCTACCGGACCTGGAACCGGTCCTCGTAGTGCCAGCCGTGTACAGCtattctcctccactccctccctgtctcctgggGCTGAGTGGGATACTAGCCAACCCCCATCTGGCTCCCACTGCCTGGGTGGGATCAGTGCCCTCAGTAGTCCTTCCTTCAGCTCAGCCAGGAGCCCTGCTCCAGCCTCCACCTCCAGGCATACTCCCTCAGAGCGCCGCTCCACCCAGAGAGCCAGTTTGGGGGATTTCATGCCGTCACCTCCAGAGCTCCAGCACCACCACAGTCTCAGCCTGGGCGTCCAGCAGCAGCCACGTGGCCGCAGGAGGAGTGCCGGGATGGGAAGGCAGGGTGGGGGGCGTGGTGTGTTCCAGACTGAGGAGGTGGGGCCAGGAAGATCTGAGGGTggtgggaggaagggaaggggaggaggggctAATAAAATGGGTGACCCAGCTGTGTCGCCTCCAATGGCTCAGATGACAACGCTGGTCCAGCTCAACTTAACCAATCTGGAAGACTTCCCACCTATGGGGGTGTCGCATGCATCACCAGC ACTGCATACAAAACCATCTCGGAGGATCAACCCAACCCCAGTCAGTGCAGAGCGGCCTCACTCCAGACCGAAGACCTGTTTCACTTCCACCCCCTTCAGCACCAGGCCCTCCAGCCCTCCCCCAGTCCCAGAGGCAGTCACCGGGGCCATCGAAGGGAGCATCACTGGGACCCTGAACATGGGCAGCCCCCCTCTCAGtctgcaggaggagagagaactgctAAAGAGAGTGAA GTGTAAACGAGCCCAGCAGGTGGGCTCCCCTCTACCCACCTCTTTGGACCCCTGTACCCCTACCAAACCAGGGCTCCGGACAGTATCGGGCTCCAAAATGACCCCTGTCACCCTGGGGTCGTGTCCTGACCCCTCTAAAGTCACCTTGACCTCTGAACTGGACCTTCTGGCTGACCTCTACTGTACCTGCATCTCTG AGAACCTAGTTCCCAACGTGTTCCTGGAGCTGTTCTTTGTGCTGCAGCTTCTGACATCTAGAACACCAGCCGTCACAGAGGAAGAGGACAAGGATCTAAGTATGGGGACGTTAG ATGTCCTGGAAAGAGGCTACCTCAGCAAGGTGCACAACTGTGTCTACTTCTCTGTCAGGGTGCTGGAGAATCAGTTTGA GTTGGTGTCTCACCTGGACAAAGACACCCTGCGTCTCTTGGCTGAGAACGAGAGGGTGACCTGCTTCTCTCCGTCCCTGAGGAACAGACTGACTCTGGCCCAGGACCCCAGCACAGCCAAG GTCTCGCCCTCTGTGGACACCTTCATCCACTCTGTCCCGTTCCAGCCTGCCACTGACAACCGCTCCAACTTCAGCAGTGACAAGGCCTTCCACACCTTCAAGAAGCAGAGGGATATTTTCTACGAGGTGCTGCGAGAGTGGGAAGACTTCCACAAGGAACCTAGATGGGAGTTTGAAGCTGAACTAGGCAATAGGGTCAG AGGAATGGTGAGTCAACTGAACTCCACTGGAAACCACTCCCATTTTGCCAGACTCTTCCTCAAGCAGTTGGTGCAG atGTGCAAAGGTCCCCGTGCTCTGGGCTCCCCGGGCGACACCCCCGACGCGGACCTGCTAGGCATGCTGGGAGCAGACAGCCTGGGGCGTCTAAAGCGTCTGGAGGAGCGTCTGATCCAGCCCCAAGGCATTCTGGGACCCTGTCCTCCACCCGCCTTCCCGGGACACCAGGAGTTCTTCAGGGACTTCTTAAAGACCGCAAGCTG CTGCCAGCTGAACCAGCACCTGAAGGACAGTCTGTGTCAGCAGCTCCTCCAGCTTGACGAGGTGTCGGTCCTGGCTCCCGTGGTCTCCAGTaccgagggagagggagacatggaacAACAAGTCAGCACTGATTACTCTGTAGACCTGGTGCAAGATCTCTCACCTCAATCAGAATGGGGCTTGGTGGAGAATATATTTTCTTGTTTTAATACCCCCCTTTcccatatctcctctctctcgccctctctctgtgccacctcatctctctctctctctcaggatgaGAAGCAGCGTTTCTCCTCTGTCCTGCTGTTGGCTCGTCTCCTAGCTAAGTTCCTgggttatatctccttcctgccATACCAGACCTCTGAGAGGCCCTCCAGGGAGATACAGGAGGCTACTGCCAACCTCCGCAGCAAG AGTATGTCTGTGCTGGATGTGTGTGCGGTCCTGCGTAGCTGTGTTCGTAGGAGACGGACCATCCTTACTGTGCCCTGGCTGGTGGAGTTCCTCTCCATGCTGGACTTCACCggtcccttcctcctctgctaCAGGACCGTTCTGGGACTGCTGCTCAGCCTATACAG gCGTATGGTGCTGTCCAGAGAAGGAGAGGTGTGTTACCTGAATCAGCTTCTCATGGTGGCTGTTCTAGGCTGGCTGTTCCAGATCCCAGTGATCCCGGAGGAGCTTTTCTTCACTACTGATTTCGCTGTAGCTGTCGAGCTAGAGGAGAGCCAGACCAACGTCCAGGGACTT gACTGTCTCCCCCTGGTGGACCAACAGCTCCTCTACACCTGCTGTCCTTTCCTGG GTGAGTTCCGTAAGCTCCTCGCTGCCTTTGTGGCCGGTAGCTCTGCCAGGGGTGGAGGCCTCATCCGTAAGATCACCCCTACCTCTGCTGAGCTGAGaggtacccccaccaccaccaggtcacAGCAAAAACGACAG GTGGATTTGGAGCAAGCCTTCTTCCATAACCAGCCTCCATCTCTCAGACGAACGGTGGAGTTTGTAGCTGAGAGGGTGGGATCCAACTGTGTCAAACATATGAA GGTCACGCTGGTGTGTGAGCTGGTCCGTGGTGGAGAGAGGTTGCTGAGGGAGGGGCTGATCTCACCAGGGGCCAACCCTCTGATACTCAACGACTCCATCTGTGCTCAGCTCTGTGACGGGGGCCAGGAGGCTCTGGAGAGAGCTACCAG GTTTTGCAGTGAGAAGGGTCCAGAAGCCATCCGGGTTCTTCTTCCTGACGAGACGTCTCCCGCT GTTCTCACTACGTCTGAGAACATCACCAAGCGCCTGGCCACTGAGAAGGCCTATAGCTGGCTCTCCTCCAACATCACAGCCCTGGTCAAGCGAGAGTGGAAAACAAAGTTTGACCGTGTGATGAAGTCTCTTCCCAGCCCAGAGGCTAGTGGTGTGGAAGGTTCTGGTCTTGTGGCTGGAGCTGCAGCAGTCTCCCAGGAGCAGTCACGTAACCCAAAACGGGACATGGGCAAGGAGGAGGCTGTGACGTCCTGCCCTCCAGACTGCCCCCACAGTGCACCACTACCATCTGATGTCCTGGTAGAGATTAAG GAGGTGTTGAGTATTGCAGTAGGCCCGAGGTCTGAAAAGGAGGCGTTGACTTGTCTTCAGCTGAACGCTCTACTGGGCAAAGTAGGAGACACACTGAGCTGCAAAAAG TTCTCATTCCCAATGCCTGAACAGATGCTGATACGTTGCACCGTCCTACTAGCCTGTAAACTAG TTTCAGGGGAGCTGCCCATGGTGTCCCCACAGGAGGAATGTGGTAGGACAGTGTCTCCTGGTAGGACAGTGTCTCCTGATCCAGTACTACCAGACTCACCAGTCCAAAGGGTAGGCTGTTCAATCAAAGTCCTGCTGGAGCAGTTGATCCTCCTGTGGGGGAGAGACTGTTGTTCATCAGCCCCCCTCCACCTGCTCTTCACAGAAATGACACTCAGTGCTGTCCTCATGGCCAGAGACTCACAG TGGGACAACTTCCTGTTCTTGGTCAGACAGCTGGTAGAGCAGGGGATTCTGGGAGAGGAAGAAGTGGTCTCTCATTGGAGGAAACTGTCACAGTTACCCTGGCCAACG GAATTCATAGAGAAGATCCAGCAGCAGTCCTCTTCCACCACATCCCTTCCTATGCCTGAGCTTCAGAACCACATGGACATGTTGCAGGTCTCACCACAACCTGTAGAGGGAGCCAACTAA